The following proteins come from a genomic window of Bombyx mori chromosome 18, ASM3026992v2:
- the LOC101745571 gene encoding persulfide dioxygenase ETHE1, mitochondrial, with product MLQSLVFGGRKAADRYKLSNLLFHVRTMSAVHKDTTFFFRQLFDTVSSTYTYLLGDKKTGEVVLIDPVLEHAERDAKLIQELGFKLIYAMNTHMHADHITGTGKLKSLVPGTKSVIGKDSGAQADIHLLDGDLVRFGSHELLAAATPGHTNGCLTYICHEQSLAFTGDTLLIRGCGRTDFQEGNSETLYKSVHNRIFTLPDEYVLYPAHDYRGQTATSVAEEKKYNPRLTKSLAEFVEIMDNLNLPYPKMINKAVPANRVCGLF from the exons ATGTTGCAATCATTGGTGTTTGGTGGACGGAAGGCGGCTGATAGATACAaactttcaaatttattatttcatgtCAGAACTATGTCAGCAGTTCATAAAGACACCACTTTCTTTTTCAGACAG TTATTTGATACAGTGAGTAgcacatatacatatttacttgGAGATAAGAAGACTGGTGAAGTGGTCCTCATAGATCCAGTTTTAGAACACGCCGAGAGGGATGCTAAGTTAATACAGGAACTTGGCTTTAAACTCATTTATGCTA tgaaCACACACATGCACGCCGACCATATAACCGGCACTGGGAAGTTGAAGTCACTCGTACCGGGTACTAAAAGCGTCATAGGCAAGGATTCGGGTGCCCAAGCCGATATCCACCTGCTCGACGGTGACCTGGTGCGGTTCGGGAGCCACGAACTCCTCGCTGCTGCGACTCCGGGCCACACTAATGGATGCTTGACTTACATATGTCACGAACAG TCATTGGCGTTCACTGGTGACACCCTCTTGATCCGGGGTTGCGGCCGCACCGATTTCCAGGAGGGTAACTCTGAGACCCTCTACAAATCGGTCCACAATAGAATATTCACGTTGCCCGACGAGTACGTGCTGTATCCCGCGCACGATTACCGAGGGCAGACAGCGACATCTGTCGCCGAAGAGAAGAAATACAATCCCAGATTGACGAAGTCGCTTGCCGAGTTCGTTGAGATCATGGATAATTTGAATTTGCCGTATCCGAAAATGATAA ATAAAGCGGTGCCGGCGAACCGTGTTTGCGGATTATTTTGA